A window of Aromatoleum bremense genomic DNA:
GGCTCATGACGATGCCGACGCGCAAGCCGCGGCCGTCGAGATCGGTTTCGAATTCGGGGATGTTGTCGTAACGGGCCATGTTCGATTCTTCAATGACAAAAAGGCCGGCAGCACGGTCGCGATGCGCGACGGCTCCCGGCGCGGAGGCTCAGGGTAACACCCTCAGGGGCGTTCGACGAAGCCGGTGATCTCGAGGCCGAAGCCGGCCATGCTCGGGATCTTGCGCGGGCTGGCGAGGAGCCGCATCTTGCCGACCTTCAGGTCGCGCAGGATCTGCGCGCCGACGCCGAAGAGGCGCGCGTCCCATTTCGCCGCGAGCGGGGTGTCACCGCGCAGGCCGGCGAGCAGTTCGCTGCCCGACTGCGGCCGATAGAGCAGCACGATGACGCCCTGTTCGGCTTCCGCCAGGCGCGCCATCGCCTGATTGACAGGGAAAGTGTGGCGGCCGCTCTCGGGATCGATGAAGTCGACGACCGAAATCGGCTCATGCACGCGCACCAGGGTTTCGCGCTCGGGGCGTATTTCGCCGTGCGAGAGCGCGAAATGCACTTCGCCGGTCGTCTTGTCTTCGAACGCAGCGAGCCGGAAGCGGCCATACGGCGTCTCGACGTCCTTTTCGGCGACGCGCTCGACCAGGTGCTCGTTCGCGGAACGGTACTCGATCAGGTCGCGGATCGCGCCGATCTTCAAGCCGTGCTCTTTCGCGAACTCGACGAGATCCGGCAGCCGCGCCATCGTGCCGTCGTCCTTGAGGATCTCGCAGATCACCGACGCTGGTTCGAGCCCGGCCAGCGCAGCGAGGTCGCAGCCCGCTTCGGTGTGGCCGGCGCGGATCAGCACGCCGCCCTTCTGTGCCATCAGCGGGAAGATGTGGCCGGGCTGGACGATGTCGGCCGGCTTGGCGTGGCGCGCGACGGCCGCCTGCACCGTGCGCGAGCGATCGTGTGCGGAAATGCCCGTCGTGACGCCTTCAGCCGCCTCGATCGAGGTCGTGAAAGCGGTGCCGTGCGGCGAGCGGTTGTCGCGCACCATCAGGTGCAGGTCGAGCTGGCGGCAGCGCGCTTCGGTCAGCGTCAGGCAGATCAGCCCGCGGCCGAATTTCGCCATGAAGTTGATCGCTTCCGGCGTCACGTGTTCTGCGGCGAGCACGAGGTCGCCTTCGTTCTCGCGATCTTCCTCGTCGACGAGCACGACCATGCGGCCGGCGCGGATGTCCTCGATGATCTCGGTGATCGGGGCGAGTGCGCTCATTGTGCGGACTCCTCACGCCAGGCGAGCATGCGTTCGACGTAACGGGCGATGAGGTCGATCTCGAGATTGACGCGACTGCCTGCGGCGAGGTGCTTGAGATTGGTCACGGCCACGGTGTGCGGGATCAGGTTGATCGAGAATTCGCGGCTTTCGACGCGGTTCACCGTCAGGCTCACGCCGTTGACCGTGATCGAACCTTTCTTCGCGATGTAGCCGGCGAGCGTTGCCGGTGCCCGGATCACGAGGTCGTGGCTCTCGCCGACCGGCGTGAAGCTCACGACTTCACCGACGCCGTCGACGTGGCCGGTGACGAGATGGCCGCCGAGCCGGTCCGCGAGGCACAGCGCCTTCTCGAGATTGACCTCGTTGCCGACCGCGTCGAGGCCGGTGGTGCAGTTCAGCGTTTCACGCGACACGTCGAACTGCACGCGGCTGCCGTCGAGCGCGACGACGGTCAAGCAGACGCCGCTGTTCGCGATGCTGTCGCCGATGTGCACGTCGGCGAGGTCCAGTCCGTCGGCATCCACGGTCAGGCGCACGCCGTCCTGCAGGGGTTCGATACGTTCGATTCGGCCGCAGGCGGCCACGATTCCGGAAAACATGATGGAGGGACGGGCGAGTGGGTGAGCAGCGATTGTAGGCGAAAGTCGGCGAAAAACGGTGGATTGCCAGTCGCTTTCCGTCGCGGCCTCCCTGCGCCGGGTTCAGTGCAGCGCGCGGTCGAGCAATTCGCCGAACGGCTCCGCCGCCATGAATCCGACGACGCGCAGGCCTTCGCGCTCCTTGCCGTCGCGATCGAAGAAAATCATTCCCGGCGGACCGAACAGCGTGAAACGCTTCAGCAGCGCCTTGTCGTCGTCGCTGTTCGCGGTGACGTCGGCCTTCAGCAGCAGCATGCGGTCCATGCGCGCCTGCACCGCGCGGTCGCTGAACGTGAAGCGCTCCATCTCCTTGCACGACACGCACCAGTCAGCGTAGAAATCGAGCATCACCGGGCGGTCGGCGGAGGCGAGGCGTGCGTCGAGTTCGGCGACGGACGCGACTTTCTCGAAACGCGGCGCATTGGCGACGGGCGCCGACGCTTCCGCCCGCAGCACCGCGAGCGGCTGCAGCGGGTCGCGCGAGCCGGCCAGCGCCCCGACGAACATCGCCGCCCCGCCGATCAGCATGATGACGCCGGTGCCTTTCCAGAAGCGCGCCCAGCCTTTCGCGTGCGCCGGCAGCGGGTCGATCGCGTGCAGGAAGATGCCCGAGAACAGCAGCAGCGCCGCCCACGCGAGCATCGTCACGAGCGCCGGGACGACCGGCGTCAGCAGCCACACCGCGACGCCGAGCAGCATCACGCCGAAAGCTTTCCTGACGCCTTCCATCCACGGCCCGACTTTCGGCAGCACCGAGCGCGCGGCGACACCGACCGCGATCAGCGGCGCGCCCATGCCGAGCGCCATGACGAACAGAGCGAGTCCGCCGAGCGTCGCGTTGCCGGTCTGCGCGATGTAGAGCAGCGCCCCGGCGAGCGGCGCGGCGACGCACGGCCCGACGATCAGCGCCGACAGCACGCCCATGATCGCGACGCCGCCGAGACTGCCGCCTTTCTGGTGATTCGCGGTCGAGCTCAGGCGGCTTTGCAGCGCGCTCGGCAGTTGCAGCTCGTAGAAGCCGAACATCGACAACGACAGCAGCACGAACACCAGCGCGAAGGCGCCGAGCACCCACGCGTTCTGCAGCGCGGCCGACAGCAGCGTGCCGGAGATGCCCGCCGCGATGCCGGCCACGGCATAGGCTGCCGCCATGCCGAGGACGTACACGAGCGACAGCGCGAAAGCGCGTCCGCGCGAGATGTGGTGGCCGTGCCCGACGATGACGCCCGAGATGATCGGGATCATCGGAAAAGTGCAGGGCGTGAAGGCGAGCAGCAGGCCGAAGCCGAAGAAACTCAACAGGACCAGCGGTACGCTCGCGTCACGCAGCAGGCCGGCAATGCGGCCGCTTTCGTCGCCGCTCGGAGCCGTCCCGGAGCTTGCGCCCGCCGTGTTGCCGGGCGACAGGAGGCGGTCGATCAGGCTGCCGCCCGCCGCTACCGGCGTCGCCGTCAGGTCGATGTCGGTGCTCTGCTGCAGCGGCGGGTAGCAGATGCCGCCGTCCCAGCAGCCCTGGCTCGTCGCGGTCAGGCGGAACGCGGTGACGCCTTCGGCTGCGGTGACCGGCAGCAGGATCCTGATCCTGTCGCGGTAAGTCTCGACATCGCCGAAGAATTCGTCGTGCCTGATCTTGCCCGGCGCGCGTTCCGGAATGCCCAGTTGCACGGCCGGCGGGTCGGCGGTGAACTTGAACTTGTCGCCGTAAAGATAGTAGTCGTCGGCGATGTCGAACGTGATCTCGACGGTGGCGGGATCTAGCGCGCGAGCAGCGAAGCGGAAGGCTTTTTCGGGCTCGATCGGGCTGCCTTGCGCGAATGTCGGCGGGAGCAGGGCAAGCAGGCTGGCCAGGGCGGCCAGCAGTAACAGGAGGCGGCGCATCGGTGCGGGAAGGGTGTCGGAATTAGTCGGATTCTGGGGCGTGGCCGGCAACGGGGCCTGAACCGGGATCAAGCCGTTCGAAGATGACGCACTGCGCGCGATCACGGGGTCGGTCTGCGCCCGGTGGATGCCAGAGCCGTCTCTGCGGCCACCCAGTCGAGATAAGCAGGCAGACCCCGCACAACAGGGACCGCGATGATCTCCGGAAGTTCGTACGGGTGCGCGGCGCGGACCGCGGCTTCGAGCGCCGCGTAGCGGTCGGCGCTCGTCTTGATGAGCAACGGAACTTCCGCCGCCTCTTCGATCGCGTCGTGCCAGCGATAAACGGAACGGCAGGGCGCGAGCATGTTCACGCACGCGGCGAGCCGCTTTTCGACGAGATGCGACGCGAGCGCACGGGCACTCGCCTCGTCGGGAAGATTCGTCAGGACGACCAGCACTTCGTTCATTCGCGGGCTCACCCCTTTCAACTCTCGGCGGCCGGCTTGACGAGCGTCACGGGGATCGTGGAGCGCTTCAGCACCTCGTGTGCCACCGAGCCGAGCACCCTCTGCAGCAGCGCGGTGCGCCCGTGGGAGCCCATGACGACCTTGTCGAAACCGTGTTCCTTCGCGTAGCGGGTGATTGTGTCCGCGACATGGCCGACCGCGACGTGGTGGGTGTAGGGAACGTGCGCTTCGTCGAGGATGTGGCGCGCGGGGGCGAGCGCCGCGAGCCCTTCGTCGCGATGGTAATCCTCGAGCTCCTCCGGGCTGACGAACAGCCGCGCATGGCCCGAGTCGATCGGAATCTGCACGTTGAGGAGGTGGATGTCCAGCTGCGCGTCGCTGCGATAGAGCGCCAGCACGTGCGCCACGGCGCGGTTCGCGTTGTCCGATCCATCCACGGGTACGAGCACTTTCATCATCGCCATCGCAATCTCCTTTACTTGTCGCCCGGGCGCCCGGCGCGCGGGTCGTCGACCGCCAGTTCGACCAGCGGCGGCGGCGCCGCGCCACGCCTGGCGAGCCAGCTGCCGAGCACGACGACGAACGCCGCGCCGATCACCGACGTTGCATAGTGCAGCCACGACGGCATCTCTTCGACCCACGGCCTGACCGTCACGTCGCCGACCAGCATGCCGCCGGCGATCCAGCCGAGCAGCGCCGCGCCGAGCGTGATGACGACCGGGAAGCGGTCCATCAGCTTGAGCACGAACTTGCTGCCCCAGACGATGATCGGGATGCTGATGACGATGCCAAAGACCACCAGTCCGAGATCGTCTTTTGCCGCGCCGGCCACCGCGATGACGTTGTCGAGGCTCATGACGGCGTCGGCGATGATGATCGTGCGGATCGCGCCGAGCAGGTGCGGCGCGCCCTCGACGCCCGCGTGGCTGTCGCCTTCCTCGGGCTGCATCAGCTTGAGGCCGATCCACAGCAGCAGCAGCGCGCCGATGATCTTCAGGAACGGCAGTTCGAGCAACTGCAGCGCGAAGAAGATCAGCACGATGCGCAGCGCGATCGCGCCGACAACGCCCCACGCGATGCCCTTGCTGCGCTGGTGCTCGGGCAGCTTGCGGCACGCCAGCGCGATGACCACCGCGTTGTCGCCGCCGAGCAGGATGTCGATCGCGATGATCTGCAGCACCGACACCCAGAATGCGCCATCGGTCATGAATTCGAACACGTGTGAACTCCTTGCTGATGGGGGCCGGCCGGCGCCGCGTGCCGCTCCGTAGTCGCTATGTTCCGCACGGTACGCGCGCTTGGCAATCCGTATATGCCGCAGGCAGGCCGCAGCTGTGCGCGGCGCAGGAAAACGCGTGGAACTTTGACTCTGCCGGCCGTTCAGATCGTGCGGCGCTGCCGTCCCTTGCGCGGGCTCGGGGCTACTGCGCGCCGCACTTTTCGATGCCGCCATCCGTTTTCGACATCCTCGCCGAACAGCGCATCGCCGAAGCCATCCGGCGCGGCGAATTCGACAACCTGCCCGGCGCGGGGCGCCCCCTCCATCTGGACGACGAACCTCTCGTGTCGCCGGAACAGCGCATGGCGAACCGGATACTGAAGAACGCCGGCTTCGCGCCGGCCGAAATCATGCTGCGCCGCGAAATCGCCGCGCTGCGGGGGCAATTGGCCGACAGCGCCGGCAGCGAGCGTGACGATATCAAGCGGCGCCTCGCGCAGCTGGTCGCGGCGCTCGGCATGATGTCGCGCCGGTGATCGGCGCTGCGTGCGGTCGTCCGGAGGTCTGAAAGGTCAGGGCAGCTTGACCGCCTCGATCTTCGCCTTTGCGCCGATCCCCCGCGTCGTCGGCAGCGGCACGTAATGGGCGCGGCTGGTGACGTTGTCGTCATGGACCGCGAAGCCGACGTTATACACGCCCCCTTCGGCGAGCGCCTTGTCGTCACTGCTCGCGAGGCCGAGCGGGCGGATGATGACGACGGTCCAGACGCCGTCCTGCCAGCTGCCCGAAGCCTTGTTGTCGGCCGCCGAACCGCTCGCCTGCGCCGCGCTGAGAACATACTGCGGCAGCATGTCGCCCTCCTTCCAGCCTGCGCCGGCATCGAAGGGTGCGGCGTTGCCGCCCTGGACGAGAAGGTGTTCCTTCTTGAACACCTGCTCGGCCGTGACGGCCTTGGCGCCGGCCTTTGCGGCGTCGAACATGAACTTCGGCTGCTTTGTCTCCTTGTCCAGGTTCGAAGCGAAAGGATTCTTGCCTGCGTCGAAATTGCGGTATTCGAGGACGTACCCGTCGTCGGCCATGCCGACCGGATTGCTGCGGTGCGCACGCCACTGGATCAGGTCGACGAAGCCGCCCGCCGCCTTGAGGCGCTCGATCTCGGCGAGCGGCTTGCCGGTCTTCCAGTCGGACGGGTCGGTGCGCGTTGCCGGCAGGTATTTGCGCACGTCGGTTTTCTTGATCGCCGCCAGCAGCGGGTTGGCCGCCACTTCCTCGCTGCTCGCCTGCCCGCGGGTGTCGCGCTCGCCATCGTGGCACGTCAGCCAGCACCCCTGCTCGGCGAACAGCGGCACCTTGCCGTCGTCGAGCATGATCGACACGCGGTCTTCATAGATCGCCGGTTGCTTGCCGTCGCGGACCTCCTGCTTGAGACGCGGGCCGCCGTACGCTTTCCACTCCTTGCCGTCGAAACGGTAATACGGGTATTCGACGCCGGGCCACGCGCCTTTCGTTTTCCACTGCAGGCGCAGGTACGCGTTTCGCGTGTCGTAAGCGGCCTGGACCGTCAGAACAGCGTGATCTCTTCGGCGGGAACCTTCGACCAGTCGATGGTCGCCGGATCGGCTGCGATCGAGGGGCCGGCGGTGAGGACAGCGCAAATCGCGCTCAGTGCAAGCTTGTTCATGGCGTCTCCTGGTCGTGAAGAAGGGTTCTGGCGCCGGTTGCGTGGCGCTGCTGCCAAGATATGCCGGACAGCATAATACCGATACTGTCGACGCGGCAGATTCATGACGAGCGCGTTGACTCCGGGCAGCCGGGGCCGGGCCGATGAGCGATGTCAGGTCGCTACTTGAGAAGCCGCCGCCGCGTCAGCGCGAGCGCCAGCCAGAAGGCTGCGGCGCCGTAGCCGGCGATGACGCCCAGATGCAGGGCGACGTTCTCCGGCAGCCGTCCGAGCAGCAGCGGGCGGGCGAGTT
This region includes:
- the ribBA gene encoding bifunctional 3,4-dihydroxy-2-butanone-4-phosphate synthase/GTP cyclohydrolase II, which codes for MSALAPITEIIEDIRAGRMVVLVDEEDRENEGDLVLAAEHVTPEAINFMAKFGRGLICLTLTEARCRQLDLHLMVRDNRSPHGTAFTTSIEAAEGVTTGISAHDRSRTVQAAVARHAKPADIVQPGHIFPLMAQKGGVLIRAGHTEAGCDLAALAGLEPASVICEILKDDGTMARLPDLVEFAKEHGLKIGAIRDLIEYRSANEHLVERVAEKDVETPYGRFRLAAFEDKTTGEVHFALSHGEIRPERETLVRVHEPISVVDFIDPESGRHTFPVNQAMARLAEAEQGVIVLLYRPQSGSELLAGLRGDTPLAAKWDARLFGVGAQILRDLKVGKMRLLASPRKIPSMAGFGLEITGFVERP
- a CDS encoding riboflavin synthase — its product is MFSGIVAACGRIERIEPLQDGVRLTVDADGLDLADVHIGDSIANSGVCLTVVALDGSRVQFDVSRETLNCTTGLDAVGNEVNLEKALCLADRLGGHLVTGHVDGVGEVVSFTPVGESHDLVIRAPATLAGYIAKKGSITVNGVSLTVNRVESREFSINLIPHTVAVTNLKHLAAGSRVNLEIDLIARYVERMLAWREESAQ
- the dsbD gene encoding protein-disulfide reductase DsbD, whose translation is MRRLLLLLAALASLLALLPPTFAQGSPIEPEKAFRFAARALDPATVEITFDIADDYYLYGDKFKFTADPPAVQLGIPERAPGKIRHDEFFGDVETYRDRIRILLPVTAAEGVTAFRLTATSQGCWDGGICYPPLQQSTDIDLTATPVAAGGSLIDRLLSPGNTAGASSGTAPSGDESGRIAGLLRDASVPLVLLSFFGFGLLLAFTPCTFPMIPIISGVIVGHGHHISRGRAFALSLVYVLGMAAAYAVAGIAAGISGTLLSAALQNAWVLGAFALVFVLLSLSMFGFYELQLPSALQSRLSSTANHQKGGSLGGVAIMGVLSALIVGPCVAAPLAGALLYIAQTGNATLGGLALFVMALGMGAPLIAVGVAARSVLPKVGPWMEGVRKAFGVMLLGVAVWLLTPVVPALVTMLAWAALLLFSGIFLHAIDPLPAHAKGWARFWKGTGVIMLIGGAAMFVGALAGSRDPLQPLAVLRAEASAPVANAPRFEKVASVAELDARLASADRPVMLDFYADWCVSCKEMERFTFSDRAVQARMDRMLLLKADVTANSDDDKALLKRFTLFGPPGMIFFDRDGKEREGLRVVGFMAAEPFGELLDRALH
- the cutA gene encoding divalent-cation tolerance protein CutA, whose protein sequence is MNEVLVVLTNLPDEASARALASHLVEKRLAACVNMLAPCRSVYRWHDAIEEAAEVPLLIKTSADRYAALEAAVRAAHPYELPEIIAVPVVRGLPAYLDWVAAETALASTGRRPTP
- a CDS encoding universal stress protein; translated protein: MAMMKVLVPVDGSDNANRAVAHVLALYRSDAQLDIHLLNVQIPIDSGHARLFVSPEELEDYHRDEGLAALAPARHILDEAHVPYTHHVAVGHVADTITRYAKEHGFDKVVMGSHGRTALLQRVLGSVAHEVLKRSTIPVTLVKPAAES
- a CDS encoding TerC family protein, with the protein product MFEFMTDGAFWVSVLQIIAIDILLGGDNAVVIALACRKLPEHQRSKGIAWGVVGAIALRIVLIFFALQLLELPFLKIIGALLLLWIGLKLMQPEEGDSHAGVEGAPHLLGAIRTIIIADAVMSLDNVIAVAGAAKDDLGLVVFGIVISIPIIVWGSKFVLKLMDRFPVVITLGAALLGWIAGGMLVGDVTVRPWVEEMPSWLHYATSVIGAAFVVVLGSWLARRGAAPPPLVELAVDDPRAGRPGDK
- a CDS encoding DUF1992 domain-containing protein; this translates as MPPSVFDILAEQRIAEAIRRGEFDNLPGAGRPLHLDDEPLVSPEQRMANRILKNAGFAPAEIMLRREIAALRGQLADSAGSERDDIKRRLAQLVAALGMMSRR
- a CDS encoding ethylbenzene dehydrogenase-related protein, with protein sequence MRCPHRRPLDRSRSGDHRLVEGSRRRDHAVLTVQAAYDTRNAYLRLQWKTKGAWPGVEYPYYRFDGKEWKAYGGPRLKQEVRDGKQPAIYEDRVSIMLDDGKVPLFAEQGCWLTCHDGERDTRGQASSEEVAANPLLAAIKKTDVRKYLPATRTDPSDWKTGKPLAEIERLKAAGGFVDLIQWRAHRSNPVGMADDGYVLEYRNFDAGKNPFASNLDKETKQPKFMFDAAKAGAKAVTAEQVFKKEHLLVQGGNAAPFDAGAGWKEGDMLPQYVLSAAQASGSAADNKASGSWQDGVWTVVIIRPLGLASSDDKALAEGGVYNVGFAVHDDNVTSRAHYVPLPTTRGIGAKAKIEAVKLP